One window of the Manihot esculenta cultivar AM560-2 chromosome 14, M.esculenta_v8, whole genome shotgun sequence genome contains the following:
- the LOC110630918 gene encoding nifU-like protein 3, chloroplastic gives MLNPSLSLSRRTHHFPLFKNQILGSCGFSSRKSAFLRGQFHSRHFFSFKLNPNPRKFAGLVVSPSCVLPLTEENVEKVLDEVRPGLMADGGNVVLHEIDGLVVVLKLQGACGSCPSSTMTLKMGIETRLRDKIPEIMSVEQIVDTETGLELNEENVEKVLAEIRPYLAGTGGGVLELVQINDYVVKVRLSGPAAEVMTVRVALIQKLRDKIPAIAAVQLID, from the exons ATGTTGAACCCTTCTCTGTCTTTATCCAGAAGAACCCACCATTTCCCACTTTTCAAG AATCAAATTTTGGGCTCTTGTGGATTTTCTTCAAGGAAGAGTGCTTTCCTTAGGGGACAATTTCATAGCAGACACTTTTTCTCCTTCAAGCTTAACCCAAATCCAAGGAAATTTGCAG GACTTGTGGTTTCACCAAGTTGTGTCCTTCCATTAACTGAAGAAAATGTTGAGAAGGTTTTGGATGAGGTTCGGCCTGGCTTGATGGCTGATGGAGGCAATGTAGTTTTACATGAGATAGATGGTCTTGTTGTAGTGTTAAAGCTACAAGGAGCATGTGGATCATGTCCAAGTTCTACAATGACACTAAAGATGGGAATCGAAACTCGGCTACGGGATAAAATACCAGAAATCATGTCTGTGGAGCAGATTGTGGATACTGAAACAGGACTGGAGCTAAATGAGGAAAATGTTGAAAAG GTTCTTGCTGAGATTAGACCATACCTGGCTGGGACAGGAGGTGGAGTTCTTGAACTTGTTCAAATCAATGATTATGTCGTCAAGGTTAGGCTCAGTGGGCCTGCAGCTGAAGTTATGACTGTTCGAGTTGCTCTGATACAAAAGTTGAGAGATAAGATACCTGCCATTGCAGCTGTACAGCTGATAGATTGA
- the LOC122721799 gene encoding uncharacterized protein LOC122721799, translating into MDFKNSSYKSCVHNSKEMQRQVDELMEKGLVRESLSPCDVPMLLIPKKDSTWQMCVDCRAVNKITVKYKHPIFRLDEALDELYDARSLDEDIEHVILFLQVLVQESFFYERFVQNFSTIVAPLIEIIKKLGLSRERSIGIVLMQENKSIAYFDEKLNVAQVDAREEINSLFQREVEYALSRRHDGYLFEGKKLCVPRCSIRDLLVLESHCGSLMGHFGVHKTYDTLFEHFY; encoded by the exons atggattttaaaaattcaagttATAAGAGTTGTGTTCACAATTCTAAGGAGATGCAAAGGCAAGTTGACGAGCTTATGGAGAAGGGATTGGTGAGAGAGAGTTTAAGTCCATGTGATGTTCCTATGCTGCTTATTCCAAAGAAGGATAGCACTTGGcaaatgtgtgttgattgtagagCAGTTAACAAGATCACAGTGAAGTACAAGCATCCTATATTTCGGCTAGACGAAGCATTAGATGAGCTTTATGATGCCAG GTCTCTTGATGAAGATATTGAGCATGTTATTTTGTTTTTGCAGGTTTTGGTGCAAGAAAGCTT CTTTTATGAGAGGTTTGTGCAGAATTTCTCTACTATTGTAGCACCACTCATAGAAATTATCAAGAAGTTGGGTTTAAGTAGGGAGAGGA GTATTGGAATTGTGTTGATGCAAGAGAATAAATCAATAGCCTATTTCGACGAGAAGTTGAATGTAGCACAAgttgatgcaagagaagaaatCAATAGCCTATTTCAACGAGAAGTTGAAT ATGCTTTGTCTAGGAG gCATGATGGTTACTTATTTGAGGGTAAGAAATTGTGTGTGCCTAGATGCTCTATACGTGATTTGCTTGTGCTCGAATCTCATTGTGGGAGTTTGATGGGGCATTTTGGAGTACATAAGACTTATGACACTttatttgagcatttttattag
- the LOC110630744 gene encoding uncharacterized protein LOC110630744 has product MSLASFQQSFLTNALTPLILKPKTRLAVSTISCRLSQDDHNDSCRSKSENKLAKLAIVTLAAGVLALGSVDDASAAKSGGRVGGQAFRSSAPRSSPRINSNSRTNIYVNPPVAPPLVGGYGYGYGVPFYGGWGWSPFSFFAPGPSVAIVGGGFETLALFMFLGAVAAVIRRFIGSRNEDDYE; this is encoded by the exons ATGTCCTTAGCATCATTCCAGCAAAGCTTCCTCACCAACGCCCTCACCCCATTAATCCTAAAGCCCAAAACAAGATTGGCAGTCTCCACCATCTCATGTAGGCTCTCTCAAGATGACCATAATGATTCTTGCAG GTCAAAGAGTGAGAACAAACTGGCAAAGCTAGCAATTGTGACACTGGCAGCTGGGGTGCTTGCACTTGGGTCTGTTGATGATGCATCAGCTGCTAAATCTGGTGGTAGAGTCGGTGGACAAGCATTCAGATCATCAGCTCCTAGGTCATCACCTAGAATCAATAGTAACTCAAG GACCAACATATATGTGAATCCGCCAGTTGCACCACCTTTAGTTGGTGGATATGGGTACGGGTATGGCGTTCCATTCTATGGTGGCTGGGGCTGGTCGCCATTTTCATTCTTTGCACCAGGTCCTAGTGTTGCCATTGTTGGTGGTGGATTTGAAACCTTGGCACTTTTTATGTTTCTTGGTGCTGTTGCTGCTGTGATCAGGAGATTCATTGGATCAAGAAATGAAGATGACTACGAGTGA